The Synergistaceae bacterium genome contains a region encoding:
- a CDS encoding S9 family peptidase — protein sequence MSRYTVPHDILAFRFLACPRFSPDGRKIVFAVHQADLEKNRYLSDLWLCDLDGDQVTRLTSSGAEKAFCWSPDGKRVLFVSERDKKKEENPKDKKSASLYSIPLTGGEAVPLATVSRPVTELWALDEDRLLLKTVEEPEEPRFEDADYMIFEQVPFCSNGKGFTGQRRTALSLFSVSSGELKRLSPAEMDVGQVRLRPDRGLALAVGRSYRDEMPETSGVWSFDLRSGTVAPVLEQGSFNWNCAAPLPRDDGILLTGTDMKRYGHNENARFYLLREGKPECLTADMDRGLRNSVICDCRYGLYDMNAAFWTDREPGSETAKAWFVSTDGYYSHLHTVDLQGKILQVTKELATVDDYDVHQGKAAVVGLEGRFLQELYLVENGRERRLTDFNRTSLSQCDISVPEYVHLENGTAQGLDCWYMRPVSFEVGRKYPAILHIHGGPKMTFGDVFVHEMQCWAAAGFVVLFCNPRGSDGRGDAFADIRGQYGTIDYDDLMLFTDWALETLPFVDRDRLGVTGGSYGGFMTNWIIGHTDRFRAAATQRSICNWISMAGISDIGYYFVPDQQAADIWTDAEKLWEHSPLRYLNQAKTPTLIIHSDEDHRCEISQGLQVFTALKRNGVESRICVFRGENHELSRSGRPKPRLARMQEIIQWFKERL from the coding sequence ATGAGCAGATATACCGTCCCTCACGATATTCTGGCTTTTCGTTTTTTAGCCTGTCCGCGTTTTTCTCCGGATGGAAGAAAGATCGTTTTCGCGGTTCATCAGGCCGACCTCGAAAAAAACCGTTATCTCTCGGACCTGTGGCTCTGCGACCTGGACGGGGACCAGGTGACGCGTCTGACCTCTTCCGGCGCGGAAAAGGCCTTTTGCTGGAGCCCGGACGGAAAGCGCGTTCTTTTCGTCAGCGAGCGGGACAAAAAAAAGGAAGAAAACCCAAAAGACAAAAAAAGCGCCTCTCTCTACTCCATTCCTCTGACAGGGGGCGAAGCCGTGCCTCTGGCGACCGTCTCCCGACCGGTGACGGAGCTGTGGGCGCTGGACGAGGACCGTCTGCTCCTCAAAACAGTCGAAGAACCGGAGGAACCCCGCTTCGAGGACGCGGATTACATGATCTTCGAACAGGTGCCCTTCTGCTCCAACGGAAAGGGCTTTACCGGCCAGAGACGGACGGCGCTTTCTCTTTTCTCCGTTTCCTCGGGGGAATTAAAACGGCTTTCACCGGCGGAAATGGACGTGGGACAGGTCCGGCTCCGGCCGGATCGAGGCCTGGCTCTGGCGGTGGGGCGAAGCTACAGGGACGAGATGCCGGAAACCTCCGGAGTCTGGTCTTTCGATCTGCGCTCCGGAACGGTCGCCCCCGTGCTGGAACAGGGTTCTTTCAACTGGAACTGCGCGGCTCCCCTGCCCCGGGACGACGGAATACTGCTGACAGGGACGGATATGAAGCGTTACGGACACAACGAAAACGCCCGTTTTTACCTCCTGAGGGAGGGAAAGCCGGAATGCCTGACAGCCGACATGGACAGAGGGCTTCGAAACTCCGTCATCTGCGACTGCCGCTATGGACTTTATGACATGAACGCGGCGTTTTGGACCGACAGAGAGCCCGGCTCGGAAACGGCGAAAGCCTGGTTCGTCTCCACGGACGGATACTATTCCCACCTTCACACGGTGGACCTTCAGGGGAAAATCCTTCAGGTCACGAAAGAACTGGCCACGGTGGACGATTACGACGTGCATCAGGGAAAAGCGGCAGTGGTGGGACTGGAGGGGCGTTTTCTCCAGGAGCTGTACCTCGTGGAAAACGGTCGGGAACGCCGGCTTACCGATTTCAACCGCACCTCCCTGAGCCAGTGCGACATCAGCGTTCCGGAGTATGTCCATCTGGAAAATGGAACGGCCCAGGGCCTCGACTGCTGGTACATGCGTCCGGTCAGCTTCGAGGTGGGCAGGAAGTATCCCGCGATTCTCCACATCCACGGCGGCCCCAAAATGACCTTCGGAGACGTGTTCGTCCACGAGATGCAGTGCTGGGCCGCGGCGGGTTTCGTCGTCCTCTTCTGCAACCCGAGAGGCAGCGACGGCAGAGGCGATGCCTTCGCCGACATTCGCGGCCAATATGGAACCATCGACTATGACGACCTGATGCTCTTCACGGACTGGGCCCTGGAAACGCTTCCCTTCGTCGATCGGGACCGGCTGGGGGTCACGGGGGGATCCTACGGCGGCTTCATGACGAACTGGATCATCGGCCATACGGACCGTTTCCGGGCAGCGGCCACCCAGCGCAGTATCTGCAACTGGATCTCCATGGCCGGCATCTCCGACATCGGATATTACTTCGTCCCCGACCAGCAGGCGGCGGATATCTGGACCGACGCGGAAAAACTGTGGGAACATTCTCCCCTGCGGTATCTGAACCAGGCGAAAACGCCCACGCTGATCATCCACTCCGACGAGGACCACCGCTGCGAAATTTCCCAGGGACTTCAGGTGTTCACCGCTCTGAAGCGCAACGGCGTTGAAAGCCGAATTTGCGTATTCAGGGGCGAAAACCACGAACTCAGCCGAAGCGGCCGCCCGAAACCAAGGCTCGCCCGAATGCAGGAAATTATCCAGTGGTTTAAGGAAAGACTGTAA
- a CDS encoding aminotransferase class I/II-fold pyridoxal phosphate-dependent enzyme, whose amino-acid sequence MGKSEKGLMTKLTHSGEYQIAKKAANSVSVPKVLPVYMSSVFSFDDVPTLDAVYEGTKAGYVYSRMANPCYDSLNELLATAEDADGAVSFSSGMAAIIASILAQAGTGDHIVASSVLYGGVYDYLKNEAPRFGIEVDFVDFFKEDPEKYIRPNTKVVYTETITNPLMEVVDLKKTSEIAHKHGAKVIVDNSFATSVICCPMKFGVDVVAYSATKYLGGHSDITAGAVVSSAAETARIQRIATLYGSIPSPFDAWLLARSMRTLEMRVRRHSENAMKLAEYFEKHPKIEKVYYPGLASSPFHAVAAAQFENGCYGGMLSADIAGGQKGAENFIAACETIKFVPSLADVATSISYPAKTSHRAYSKEEMERCGISMGQLRFSTGLECIEDVIAEFDKALKAV is encoded by the coding sequence ATGGGAAAATCGGAAAAGGGACTGATGACAAAACTGACCCACAGCGGAGAATATCAGATCGCGAAAAAGGCGGCAAATTCCGTGTCGGTTCCGAAGGTGCTTCCTGTTTATATGAGCAGTGTTTTCAGCTTCGACGACGTCCCGACCCTCGACGCGGTATACGAGGGGACCAAAGCGGGATATGTCTACTCCAGAATGGCCAATCCGTGCTACGACAGCCTGAACGAGCTGCTGGCCACAGCGGAGGATGCCGACGGCGCGGTGTCCTTCAGCTCCGGAATGGCGGCCATCATCGCCTCCATCCTGGCTCAGGCGGGGACGGGCGATCACATCGTCGCCTCTTCCGTCCTGTACGGAGGCGTTTATGATTACCTCAAAAACGAGGCCCCCCGCTTCGGCATCGAGGTGGACTTCGTGGACTTCTTCAAGGAAGATCCGGAGAAATACATCCGGCCCAACACGAAAGTCGTCTATACGGAAACGATCACCAATCCTCTGATGGAGGTCGTCGATCTGAAAAAAACCAGTGAAATCGCCCACAAACACGGCGCAAAAGTGATCGTGGACAACTCCTTCGCCACGTCGGTGATCTGCTGTCCGATGAAATTCGGCGTGGACGTGGTCGCCTACAGCGCTACGAAGTACCTGGGAGGACACAGCGACATCACCGCCGGCGCGGTCGTCTCCAGCGCCGCCGAAACAGCCCGAATCCAGAGAATCGCCACCCTGTACGGGAGCATCCCCAGTCCCTTCGACGCCTGGCTGCTGGCCCGCAGTATGCGCACTCTGGAGATGCGCGTGCGCCGGCACAGCGAGAACGCCATGAAACTAGCGGAATATTTTGAAAAACACCCGAAGATCGAAAAAGTTTACTACCCCGGCCTGGCCTCATCGCCGTTTCACGCCGTGGCCGCCGCGCAGTTCGAAAACGGCTGTTACGGGGGGATGCTGAGCGCCGACATCGCCGGCGGGCAAAAAGGGGCCGAAAATTTCATCGCCGCCTGCGAAACCATCAAGTTCGTGCCGAGCCTGGCGGACGTCGCCACCTCCATTTCCTACCCGGCAAAAACCTCCCATCGCGCCTATTCCAAAGAAGAAATGGAGCGATGCGGCATTTCCATGGGGCAATTGCGTTTTTCCACGGGATTGGAGTGCATCGAGGACGTGATCGCGGAATTTGACAAAGCCCTCAAAGCCGTGTGA